The following proteins are co-located in the Haloarcula marismortui ATCC 43049 genome:
- the pstA gene encoding phosphate ABC transporter permease PstA: protein MATRKPETGWHGENSDVNHLRGRAFEATCLAATAFGLVSVLILLLFVANDAFRPFSADAGWLATYAATVVVPLAALAVYYYRLDEPAGEVAYVTSGLPVVGLLLTGGFAVLFIELISVLGWFALLISLAVAAGLIVAHGRLRPKAALERLGVVFLAPVITVFGLPPIWFNSFVTDAAAALGLDFGLYYRVISLREAIMMLPFVPTDWVMLLLTLVLPIAGAAGWFVEQRRESRRDGLAVVGMTTAVAVLGPVAGPLLGIGTEVWLLLVTFAALPLGVYVEGVIRRGEGVRGLAFPVVAVLGVAAGAVATSALGFAGPNPWLDWGFLTSATSRTAADAGIYPSMVGSVMMIIVIVLTTFPVGVGAAIYLEEYAPSQGLMGKFVTLIEINIGNLAGVPSVVYGLLGLALFIRVLQWPQGSVIVAGLAVGLLILPIVIISAQEAIRSVPDSFRQASYGMGATRWQTIRQVVLPEALPGILTGTILALGRAIGETAPLLMIGAAASVRLAPNSFFDVASMMPRQIFSWSSELDPAFRHGVLAAGVITLLAVLLVMNATAIVIRNRYQRTG, encoded by the coding sequence ATGGCAACACGAAAACCTGAAACAGGCTGGCACGGGGAGAACAGCGATGTCAACCATCTGCGTGGGCGTGCCTTTGAGGCGACCTGTCTCGCGGCGACCGCGTTCGGACTCGTCTCTGTCCTGATTCTCCTGCTGTTCGTCGCCAACGACGCGTTCCGGCCCTTTTCGGCCGACGCGGGCTGGCTGGCGACCTACGCCGCCACCGTGGTGGTGCCGCTGGCCGCACTGGCTGTCTACTACTATCGACTCGACGAACCGGCCGGCGAGGTTGCCTATGTCACCAGCGGACTCCCGGTCGTTGGACTCCTGCTTACCGGCGGATTTGCGGTGCTGTTCATCGAACTTATCTCCGTGCTTGGGTGGTTCGCCCTTCTCATTTCGCTGGCCGTGGCCGCCGGTCTGATTGTCGCCCACGGCCGACTGCGACCGAAGGCGGCGCTCGAACGGCTTGGTGTCGTGTTCCTCGCTCCGGTCATCACCGTGTTCGGTCTGCCACCTATCTGGTTCAATTCGTTCGTTACCGACGCCGCCGCGGCGCTCGGTCTCGATTTCGGGCTGTACTACCGCGTGATCAGCCTCCGGGAGGCGATCATGATGCTCCCGTTCGTGCCCACAGACTGGGTCATGTTGCTCCTGACGCTCGTGCTTCCAATCGCTGGTGCCGCAGGCTGGTTCGTCGAACAGCGACGCGAGTCGCGGCGTGACGGTCTGGCCGTCGTCGGGATGACGACGGCGGTCGCGGTGTTGGGCCCCGTCGCTGGGCCGCTACTCGGGATCGGGACTGAGGTGTGGCTACTTCTGGTCACCTTCGCCGCGCTCCCGCTTGGGGTCTACGTCGAAGGCGTGATTCGCCGTGGCGAGGGCGTCCGCGGACTCGCCTTCCCGGTCGTCGCCGTGCTGGGTGTGGCCGCTGGGGCCGTCGCCACCAGTGCGCTCGGGTTTGCCGGACCGAACCCATGGCTCGACTGGGGCTTCCTGACGAGCGCGACCTCACGGACCGCTGCTGATGCCGGTATCTACCCTTCGATGGTCGGCTCAGTGATGATGATTATCGTGATTGTGCTCACTACCTTCCCGGTCGGCGTCGGGGCGGCGATCTATCTTGAGGAGTACGCCCCCTCGCAGGGACTGATGGGGAAGTTCGTCACGCTCATCGAGATCAACATCGGAAACCTCGCCGGCGTCCCGTCGGTCGTATACGGCCTGCTCGGACTGGCGCTTTTCATCCGGGTTCTCCAGTGGCCCCAGGGGTCCGTCATCGTCGCCGGCCTCGCAGTCGGCCTGTTGATACTCCCTATCGTGATCATCTCCGCGCAGGAGGCGATCCGGTCTGTCCCCGACTCGTTCCGGCAGGCGTCCTATGGAATGGGTGCCACCCGCTGGCAGACGATCCGACAGGTCGTCCTTCCCGAAGCCCTGCCGGGCATTCTGACCGGAACGATACTGGCGCTGGGTCGGGCTATCGGCGAGACGGCCCCACTGCTGATGATTGGGGCGGCGGCGTCGGTCCGGCTCGCGCCGAACAGCTTCTTCGATGTGGCGAGTATGATGCCCCGCCAGATCTTCTCGTGGTCGTCGGAACTGGACCCGGCGTTCCGCCACGGCGTGCTGGCGGCCGGCGTGATTACACTGCTTGCAGTGTTGCTGGTGATGAACGCGACAGCGATTGTCATCCGGAACCGGTATCAGCGAACAGGATAA
- the pstC gene encoding phosphate ABC transporter permease subunit PstC has product MSTETPGPDITSRPSGRAARERMYRYVLLLCAAASILVTVSIVVLLARDAVTFFTLVNPVDFFTGTEFLISRNVYGLLPLLSGTLLVTVISAVIALPTGVAAAIYLSEYASDQMRSVLKPGLEILAGIPTVVYGIFALVYVTPFLQTIGLPVNTFNILSASIMVGIMIIPMVSSLSEDAMSAVPDSLRQAGYGMGATKFEVTTGVVVPAAASGIFSSFILALSRAIGETMIVVVAAGSRPRMLNLSDPLANLFQGYQPMTAAMVQINSADSVSQLGFTSLFAIGLTLFVITFLLNLLSNRIAARYREEYE; this is encoded by the coding sequence ATGAGCACCGAGACGCCCGGGCCGGATATTACGTCCAGACCGAGCGGACGCGCAGCACGCGAGCGGATGTATCGATACGTCCTGCTCCTGTGTGCTGCCGCGTCGATTCTCGTCACCGTCAGCATCGTCGTGTTGCTCGCACGCGACGCGGTCACGTTCTTTACGCTGGTGAACCCGGTCGACTTCTTCACCGGAACGGAGTTTCTCATCAGCCGGAACGTCTATGGGTTGCTCCCGCTGTTGAGCGGCACACTGCTGGTGACGGTAATCTCTGCCGTCATCGCGCTCCCGACGGGCGTCGCGGCCGCGATCTACCTCAGCGAGTACGCCAGCGACCAGATGCGCTCGGTTCTGAAGCCGGGGCTGGAAATCTTGGCTGGTATCCCGACGGTCGTCTACGGTATCTTTGCGCTCGTATACGTGACGCCGTTCCTCCAAACCATCGGGCTCCCGGTCAACACGTTCAATATCCTCAGCGCCTCCATCATGGTCGGCATCATGATTATCCCGATGGTCTCCAGTCTGAGCGAGGACGCGATGAGCGCCGTCCCGGACTCACTACGACAGGCCGGCTACGGGATGGGCGCGACGAAATTCGAGGTGACCACCGGCGTCGTCGTCCCCGCGGCGGCCTCGGGCATCTTCTCCTCGTTCATTCTCGCTCTGTCGCGGGCTATCGGCGAGACGATGATTGTCGTTGTCGCGGCCGGCAGTCGGCCACGGATGCTGAACCTCTCGGACCCACTGGCAAACCTCTTTCAGGGGTACCAGCCGATGACGGCAGCGATGGTCCAGATCAACAGCGCCGACAGCGTCAGTCAACTGGGCTTTACCAGTCTCTTCGCTATCGGCCTGACGCTGTTCGTCATCACGTTCCTGTTGAACCTGTTGAGCAACCGAATCGCGGCGCGCTACCGGGAGGAGTACGAATGA
- a CDS encoding PstS family phosphate ABC transporter substrate-binding protein, with amino-acid sequence MTDSPSGGISRRRFLTSSGAIGTLALAGCVQNTNSGDGSGSDGSGSDSSDSDGLSGQVIIKGSSTVFPISDAMAEEFMAEHGNVNVTVDSTGSGGGFENWFCPGDSDINGASRPITDAEIEQCSGNNVEPVEFEIAGDALTVAVNNDADWVDCLTFDELRQIWSDESDVTNWSDVRDEWPDMEIERYGPASTSGTFDYFNENVVGEDTEHTTEYQPTEEDETIVQGIRDNEGGIGYFGFAYYNSNSEAVKAVEVKAEEDGECTAPSLANAKDGSYPLARPLFIYASESSLQNEAVYEFIRFYLEQAETDIVQEIGYVPSSAEQRDENLEKLDEVAG; translated from the coding sequence ATGACAGATTCACCGAGCGGTGGTATCTCTCGCCGTCGTTTTTTGACAAGTTCTGGTGCAATCGGGACACTGGCGCTGGCTGGCTGTGTCCAGAATACGAACAGTGGCGACGGCAGTGGCTCCGATGGCAGTGGGTCTGACAGTAGCGATTCCGACGGGCTCTCGGGGCAGGTCATTATCAAGGGCAGCAGTACCGTGTTCCCCATCTCCGACGCGATGGCCGAGGAGTTCATGGCGGAGCATGGAAACGTCAACGTCACCGTCGACTCCACGGGGAGCGGCGGCGGTTTCGAGAACTGGTTCTGTCCCGGGGACTCCGATATTAACGGGGCCTCCCGTCCTATCACGGACGCCGAGATAGAGCAGTGTTCTGGCAACAATGTCGAGCCAGTTGAGTTCGAGATCGCGGGCGACGCTCTGACTGTCGCGGTCAACAACGATGCCGACTGGGTCGACTGCCTGACCTTCGACGAACTGCGCCAGATATGGAGCGATGAATCGGATGTCACGAACTGGTCGGACGTGCGTGACGAGTGGCCCGACATGGAGATCGAACGCTACGGTCCGGCGTCGACCTCTGGGACGTTTGACTACTTCAACGAGAACGTCGTCGGTGAGGACACCGAACACACGACCGAGTACCAGCCGACCGAGGAGGACGAGACTATTGTTCAGGGAATTCGTGACAACGAGGGCGGCATCGGATACTTCGGGTTCGCGTACTACAACTCAAACTCCGAAGCGGTGAAAGCCGTCGAAGTCAAGGCCGAGGAGGACGGCGAATGCACCGCCCCGAGCCTGGCAAACGCCAAGGACGGCTCGTACCCGCTGGCCCGGCCGCTGTTCATCTATGCGTCCGAGTCATCCCTGCAGAACGAGGCGGTCTACGAGTTCATTCGGTTCTACCTCGAACAGGCTGAAACCGATATCGTTCAGGAGATCGGGTACGTGCCTTCGAGCGCCGAGCAGCGCGATGAAAACCTCGAAAAGCTGGACGAGGTTGCTGGCTAA
- a CDS encoding phosphate uptake regulator PhoU produces the protein METRKVQLTGGSTYTVSLPKEWATENGVESGSVVEFYAEDDLLLVSPQHGDDHVEGTLDVTGLENRHELTRAVMTMYVSGFDIIRLEAARITAEQRRIIRDATQGLVGLEMIEETADRVVLQDLLDSSELSVLNAITRMRLVSLTMLSDAVEALIEDDNDLAADVIQRDDDVDRLWYMVSRVFRTVLRNPTAANEIGFPRETVFDYQSSARQLERIADHATKIASLSQEIGEITGETADLLDQLETEAIAVPETAMDALLADDNDEAVELANEARSRIPEVDETAREVDGKVRELDPQSAQLLGRVVDSLSRTADYGGNIAESALQKAAPRP, from the coding sequence ATGGAGACGCGCAAAGTACAGCTGACGGGCGGGTCCACGTATACTGTCTCGTTACCGAAGGAGTGGGCAACAGAGAACGGCGTCGAAAGCGGCAGTGTCGTCGAGTTTTATGCCGAAGACGACCTGCTACTGGTCTCACCACAGCACGGCGACGACCACGTCGAGGGAACGCTGGACGTGACTGGCCTCGAAAACAGGCACGAACTCACGCGGGCGGTGATGACGATGTACGTTAGCGGCTTCGATATCATCCGACTGGAAGCCGCCCGGATAACAGCCGAACAGCGGCGTATCATCCGCGATGCGACACAGGGACTGGTCGGTCTAGAGATGATCGAGGAGACGGCCGACCGGGTCGTCCTGCAGGACCTGCTCGATTCGTCGGAACTGTCCGTGCTTAATGCTATTACACGTATGCGGCTAGTCTCGTTGACGATGCTCTCAGACGCCGTCGAGGCGCTCATCGAGGATGACAATGACCTTGCGGCGGACGTGATACAGCGCGACGACGACGTGGACCGCCTCTGGTACATGGTCTCCCGAGTGTTCCGAACCGTCCTTCGCAATCCGACGGCTGCCAACGAGATCGGCTTCCCACGTGAGACAGTGTTCGATTACCAGTCCAGCGCCCGTCAGCTGGAGCGTATCGCTGACCACGCGACCAAGATTGCCAGCCTCTCTCAGGAGATCGGTGAAATCACCGGCGAGACTGCTGACCTTCTCGATCAACTGGAGACTGAGGCCATTGCTGTCCCCGAAACCGCGATGGATGCGCTGTTAGCTGACGACAACGACGAGGCCGTCGAACTGGCAAACGAGGCTCGCTCTCGTATTCCCGAAGTCGACGAAACCGCCCGCGAGGTCGATGGAAAGGTCAGAGAGCTAGACCCACAGAGCGCACAGTTGCTTGGCCGCGTGGTCGACTCGCTGTCCCGGACCGCCGACTACGGCGGCAATATCGCCGAAAGCGCCCTCCAGAAGGCCGCCCCACGTCCATAG
- a CDS encoding 30S ribosomal protein S8e, which produces MKDQGRSPRKRTGGRRRPNHKKKKHELGKDTVETQVGEQRLKTVDSRGNTQKVRAVKTDVASIADGAETIEATIENVVENPSNPNYARRNIITKGAILETSEGQARVTSRPGQHGQVNAVLVE; this is translated from the coding sequence ATGAAAGACCAGGGACGCTCCCCTCGCAAGCGGACAGGCGGCCGACGACGACCGAACCACAAGAAGAAGAAACACGAACTCGGTAAGGACACCGTCGAGACGCAGGTCGGCGAGCAGCGACTGAAGACCGTCGACTCACGCGGCAACACGCAGAAGGTCCGTGCGGTCAAGACCGACGTTGCGAGCATCGCCGACGGTGCGGAGACCATCGAAGCGACCATCGAAAACGTCGTCGAGAACCCGTCGAACCCGAACTACGCTCGGCGAAACATCATCACCAAAGGCGCAATCCTCGAGACCTCCGAGGGACAGGCCCGCGTGACCTCCCGCCCCGGACAGCACGGTCAGGTCAACGCCGTGCTGGTCGAGTAA
- a CDS encoding DUF2240 family protein has protein sequence MSLKTAVAAPFRQRGTDRMAESEFVVALSLDRNWFSPDQAKTLVDVAASEGLVERDDDDLVVAFDATHTAIPDGFTPGEEILQSRSTFERVLDAVIEAGIEKQTAVAGINALQSDIGVTLEAAAVVYARSEGVDVEAIAADVREEL, from the coding sequence ATGAGTCTGAAGACGGCCGTCGCCGCGCCGTTCCGCCAGCGTGGAACCGACCGGATGGCGGAAAGTGAGTTCGTCGTTGCACTCTCGCTAGACCGGAACTGGTTCTCGCCCGACCAGGCCAAGACACTGGTCGACGTGGCCGCGAGCGAGGGCTTAGTCGAGCGGGACGACGACGACCTCGTTGTCGCCTTCGACGCGACACACACCGCGATTCCGGACGGGTTTACACCGGGCGAGGAAATCCTGCAGTCACGGTCGACGTTCGAGCGCGTACTCGACGCTGTTATCGAGGCTGGCATCGAGAAACAGACCGCCGTCGCCGGCATCAACGCGCTTCAGTCTGATATCGGTGTGACACTGGAGGCCGCAGCCGTGGTGTATGCGCGCAGTGAGGGCGTCGATGTCGAAGCCATCGCTGCGGACGTCCGGGAGGAGCTCTAA
- the pyrF gene encoding orotidine-5'-phosphate decarboxylase has product MHFFDRLADRIATADSVVSVGLDPDPARLPDSVLDADLPRWQFNRRIIDATHEHAACYKPNAAFYEDPDGWRALEETIAYAHGKNVPVLLDAKRGDIGNTARQYAQILDEDEGPAADAITVNPFLGRDSLEPFLQRADRGVFVLGRTSNPGGEDLQDLELASGEKLYERVVHLADLWNGNGNVGLVVGATNPDELEEIRELVPDIPFLVPGVGAQGGDAEAAVEHGLADGVGLVNSSRGIIFAGEDAATRRDDSGDAFFKAAGQSAKQLKQRLNQFR; this is encoded by the coding sequence ATGCACTTCTTCGACCGTCTCGCGGACCGCATCGCGACCGCCGACAGCGTGGTGTCGGTCGGCCTCGACCCGGACCCTGCCCGCCTCCCCGACAGCGTGCTGGACGCCGACCTCCCGCGCTGGCAGTTCAACCGTCGGATTATCGACGCAACCCACGAACACGCCGCGTGCTACAAGCCAAACGCCGCCTTCTACGAGGACCCCGACGGCTGGCGCGCCCTCGAAGAAACAATCGCCTACGCACACGGGAAGAACGTGCCCGTCCTGCTGGACGCCAAGCGGGGTGACATCGGCAACACCGCACGGCAGTACGCCCAGATTCTCGACGAGGATGAAGGGCCTGCTGCCGACGCCATCACGGTCAACCCGTTTCTCGGCCGCGACTCATTGGAGCCGTTCCTCCAGCGCGCGGACAGGGGTGTGTTCGTCCTCGGGCGCACGTCGAACCCCGGCGGCGAAGACCTCCAGGACCTCGAACTGGCCTCCGGTGAGAAACTGTACGAGCGCGTGGTCCACCTCGCGGACCTCTGGAACGGCAACGGGAACGTCGGCCTTGTCGTCGGCGCGACCAACCCCGATGAACTCGAAGAGATCCGCGAACTGGTCCCGGACATCCCGTTTCTCGTTCCCGGCGTCGGCGCGCAGGGCGGCGACGCCGAGGCCGCTGTCGAGCACGGCCTCGCCGATGGCGTCGGTCTGGTCAACTCCTCGCGCGGTATCATCTTCGCCGGCGAGGACGCCGCCACGCGGCGCGACGATTCTGGCGACGCGTTCTTCAAAGCTGCCGGACAGTCGGCAAAACAGCTCAAACAGCGACTGAACCAGTTCCGATAG
- the trpG gene encoding anthranilate synthase component II produces MSTAQPAGADAVRDDLRVLFVDNFDSFTYNLVEYVSEHAETEVVRNTASLDDVEAFDPDAIILSPGPGHPKNERDVGVTLDVLREVSPDVPTLGVCLGLESAVYAYGGTIGRAPEPIHGKAFPIDHDGKGVFAGLEQGFQGGRYHSLIADDVPEEFVVSATTETEDGTELVMGVRHREHPIEAVQFHPESVLTAVGHDVIRNFLAGL; encoded by the coding sequence ATGAGCACAGCACAGCCCGCTGGTGCGGACGCCGTCAGGGACGACCTCCGGGTGCTATTCGTCGATAACTTCGACTCGTTCACGTACAACCTCGTCGAGTACGTCTCCGAGCACGCCGAGACTGAAGTCGTCCGGAACACGGCATCGCTCGACGATGTCGAGGCGTTCGACCCCGACGCGATTATCCTTTCGCCGGGCCCGGGCCATCCGAAGAACGAACGCGATGTCGGGGTCACGCTGGATGTCCTCCGTGAGGTCAGTCCTGACGTGCCGACACTCGGTGTCTGTCTCGGCCTCGAATCGGCGGTGTACGCCTACGGCGGCACCATCGGTCGCGCGCCGGAGCCGATTCACGGCAAGGCGTTCCCCATCGACCACGACGGAAAGGGCGTTTTTGCAGGGCTGGAACAGGGGTTCCAGGGCGGACGCTATCACTCACTTATCGCCGACGACGTTCCTGAGGAGTTCGTCGTCAGCGCGACAACAGAGACCGAAGACGGCACGGAACTGGTGATGGGCGTCCGCCATCGTGAGCACCCCATCGAAGCCGTTCAGTTCCATCCGGAGTCGGTCCTGACCGCAGTCGGTCACGACGTGATCCGGAACTTCCTCGCCGGGCTCTAG
- the trpE gene encoding anthranilate synthase component I produces the protein MTLDISREEFVEHAKADRPVVVRTAAELDVDVEPLTAYAALTGRTSDVAANDYTFLLESAEKVASSDPDGAFAPETDDRHARFSFVGYDPRAVVTVTGDESEVEAFDDRYADLVTTDGGDVVDDLRAAMPDVALRNFPAMDRQHLEGGLVGFLSYDAVYDLWLDEVGLDRPDSRFPDAQFVLTTSTVRFDHVEDTVSLVFTPVVRQGEDAGERYGELVAEAERVEAVLSDLSPLSTGGFRREDEVAGPRDEYEDAVERAKEYVLSGDIYQGVISRTRELYGDVDPLGFYEALRAVNPSPYMYLLGYDDLTIVGASPETLVSVAGDHVVSNPIAGTCPRGNSPVEDRRLAGEMLADGKERAEHTMLVDLARNDVRRVAEAGSVRVPEFMNVLKYSHVQHIESTVTGRLAEDKDAFDAARATFPAGTLSGAPKIRAMEIIDELERSPRGPYGGGVGYFDWDGDTDFAIVIRSATVEDEGDRDRITVQAGAGIVADSDPESEYVETEQKMDGVLTALEEIEGEPVDVAERAAGHEEVTR, from the coding sequence ATGACTCTCGATATCTCCCGCGAGGAGTTCGTCGAACACGCCAAGGCCGACCGTCCGGTCGTCGTCCGCACCGCTGCGGAACTTGACGTAGACGTGGAGCCCCTGACCGCGTACGCGGCCCTGACTGGTCGCACGAGCGACGTGGCCGCCAACGACTACACGTTCCTGCTCGAAAGTGCCGAAAAGGTCGCCTCCAGCGACCCCGACGGCGCGTTCGCGCCGGAGACGGACGACCGCCACGCCCGCTTTTCCTTCGTCGGCTACGACCCGCGCGCCGTCGTCACCGTGACCGGTGACGAGAGCGAGGTCGAGGCGTTCGACGACCGCTACGCCGACCTCGTAACGACTGACGGTGGCGACGTGGTTGATGACCTCCGGGCGGCGATGCCCGACGTGGCGCTGCGAAACTTCCCGGCGATGGACCGCCAGCACCTCGAAGGCGGCCTCGTGGGCTTTCTCTCGTACGACGCCGTCTACGACCTCTGGCTCGACGAAGTGGGCCTAGACCGCCCGGACTCGCGGTTCCCGGACGCGCAGTTCGTCCTCACCACGTCGACGGTCCGGTTCGACCACGTCGAGGACACTGTTTCGCTCGTGTTCACGCCGGTTGTCAGGCAAGGCGAGGACGCCGGCGAGCGCTACGGCGAACTGGTCGCCGAAGCTGAACGGGTCGAGGCCGTGCTCTCGGACCTGTCACCGCTTTCGACCGGCGGTTTCCGCCGCGAGGACGAAGTCGCTGGCCCCAGAGACGAGTACGAGGACGCCGTCGAACGCGCAAAGGAGTACGTCCTCTCGGGCGACATCTATCAGGGCGTTATCTCCCGAACCCGAGAGCTGTACGGCGACGTCGACCCGCTGGGCTTCTACGAGGCCCTCCGGGCGGTGAACCCCTCGCCGTATATGTACCTGCTGGGCTACGATGACCTGACCATCGTCGGCGCGAGTCCGGAGACGCTCGTCTCCGTCGCCGGCGACCACGTCGTCTCGAATCCTATCGCGGGGACGTGCCCGCGCGGGAACTCTCCGGTTGAGGACCGCCGCCTCGCCGGTGAGATGCTCGCCGACGGGAAGGAGCGGGCCGAACACACGATGCTGGTCGATCTGGCACGAAACGATGTCCGGCGCGTCGCCGAGGCCGGCAGCGTCCGAGTCCCCGAGTTCATGAACGTCCTCAAGTACAGCCACGTCCAGCACATCGAGTCCACGGTGACGGGCCGACTCGCCGAAGACAAAGACGCCTTCGACGCCGCCCGGGCAACGTTCCCGGCGGGGACCCTCTCCGGTGCACCGAAGATCCGCGCCATGGAGATTATCGACGAACTCGAACGCTCGCCCCGTGGCCCCTACGGCGGCGGCGTCGGTTACTTCGACTGGGACGGCGACACCGACTTCGCTATCGTCATCCGCTCGGCGACGGTCGAGGACGAGGGTGACCGGGACCGCATCACCGTGCAGGCCGGGGCCGGCATCGTCGCGGACTCGGACCCGGAAAGCGAGTACGTCGAGACTGAGCAGAAGATGGACGGCGTGTTGACCGCGCTTGAGGAAATCGAAGGGGAACCGGTCGACGTGGCAGAGCGCGCTGCAGGCCACGAGGAGGTGACCCGATGA
- a CDS encoding phosphoribosylanthranilate isomerase: MTRVKICGVTDTEDRDAVVTAGADAVGIIHGVPVDTPREVDEGTAETIADGVPPFVTSVLVMMPTTVQEAVRRIDRIEPDAVQVHDGLSPAELGALNNRITQDIVAVVEADAPAIEDYATHADALLVDSVDADGGGGTGETHDWERTRDLVDSLDVPIVLAGGLTPENVTEAVETVEPFAVDVASGVESAGGTKDHDAVGRFVRNAKQAPEGAV; the protein is encoded by the coding sequence ATGACGCGCGTGAAGATCTGCGGCGTGACGGACACCGAGGACCGCGATGCTGTCGTTACAGCTGGTGCTGACGCGGTCGGTATCATCCACGGTGTCCCGGTCGATACGCCGCGGGAGGTCGACGAGGGAACGGCTGAAACGATCGCTGATGGCGTCCCGCCGTTCGTGACGAGCGTGCTGGTGATGATGCCGACGACGGTGCAAGAGGCCGTCAGACGTATCGACAGGATCGAGCCCGACGCGGTGCAGGTCCACGACGGCCTCTCGCCGGCGGAACTCGGGGCCCTCAACAACCGAATCACTCAGGACATTGTCGCCGTGGTCGAGGCAGACGCGCCGGCCATCGAGGACTACGCCACCCATGCCGACGCCCTGCTCGTCGATTCGGTCGACGCCGACGGCGGTGGCGGCACGGGCGAGACACACGACTGGGAGCGCACGCGCGATCTCGTTGACTCGCTTGACGTGCCTATCGTGCTGGCCGGCGGGCTGACCCCCGAGAACGTGACTGAGGCCGTCGAGACAGTCGAGCCGTTTGCCGTCGACGTGGCGAGCGGCGTGGAGTCCGCTGGCGGCACGAAAGACCACGACGCAGTTGGACGGTTCGTGCGGAACGCAAAGCAAGCGCCGGAGGGCGCAGTATGA
- the trpD gene encoding anthranilate phosphoribosyltransferase, with the protein MKEYIERVTDGDDLTQAEARAVATTVFEDATEAQIGALLTALRAKGETEAEIAGFAEGMRDAARTIRPDREGLVDTCGTGGDDYNTINVSTTSAIVAAGAGVPIAKHGNYSVSSSSGSADVLEEVGVDIEAEPPDVEETIERDGIGFMLAPVFHPAMKAVIGPRQELGMRTVFNILGPLTNPADADAQVLGVYDPDLVPVMAEALARLDVERALVVHGDGLDEIAIHGETVVAEVTDDRIAEYTITPEDMGLETRDIEAISGGSPEENAADLRGIVTGDVTGAKRDIILANAGAAIYVAGVADTHEAGVEQARQAIESGAAADKLDDLIGA; encoded by the coding sequence ATGAAAGAGTATATTGAACGCGTCACTGACGGTGACGACCTGACACAGGCGGAAGCTCGAGCCGTTGCGACGACTGTTTTCGAGGATGCAACTGAGGCACAGATCGGTGCGCTCCTGACGGCACTGCGGGCAAAGGGGGAGACGGAGGCTGAGATCGCCGGCTTTGCCGAGGGGATGCGCGACGCCGCACGGACCATCCGGCCCGACCGCGAGGGGCTTGTCGACACCTGTGGAACCGGTGGCGACGACTACAACACAATCAACGTCTCGACAACGAGTGCCATTGTCGCCGCCGGGGCTGGCGTCCCCATCGCCAAACACGGCAACTACTCTGTCTCTTCATCTTCGGGGAGCGCCGACGTGCTCGAAGAGGTCGGCGTCGACATCGAGGCCGAACCGCCGGACGTTGAGGAGACGATCGAACGAGACGGCATCGGCTTCATGCTCGCGCCCGTATTCCATCCGGCGATGAAGGCCGTCATCGGCCCGCGACAGGAACTCGGAATGCGGACTGTGTTCAATATTCTCGGCCCGTTGACGAACCCTGCCGACGCGGATGCACAGGTGCTGGGCGTCTACGATCCGGACCTCGTGCCCGTGATGGCTGAGGCACTGGCCCGACTGGACGTTGAGCGGGCGCTGGTCGTCCACGGTGACGGCCTCGACGAGATCGCCATCCACGGCGAGACGGTTGTCGCGGAGGTCACCGACGACCGGATCGCGGAGTACACCATCACCCCAGAGGACATGGGTCTGGAAACCCGCGACATCGAGGCTATCTCCGGAGGATCGCCGGAAGAGAACGCGGCCGACCTTCGCGGCATCGTCACCGGTGACGTCACCGGCGCGAAGCGGGACATCATCCTCGCCAACGCCGGCGCAGCCATCTACGTCGCCGGCGTCGCCGACACGCACGAAGCGGGAGTCGAACAGGCCCGACAGGCCATCGAGTCGGGCGCGGCAGCCGACAAACTCGACGACCTGATCGGGGCATGA